The following coding sequences are from one Sphingomonadaceae bacterium OTU29LAMAA1 window:
- the rbfA gene encoding 30S ribosome-binding factor RbfA: MNKEPQEKSVRTLRVGEQVRHVLSEILARGDVHDATLEKHMVSVTEVRMSPDLRHATVFVKPLLGKDEEAVLKALRTNTAYLQREVAHRIQNKYAAKLKFLADESFDEGSHIDALLRKPEVARDLGEN; the protein is encoded by the coding sequence ATGAACAAAGAACCCCAGGAAAAATCCGTTCGCACGCTGCGTGTCGGCGAACAGGTCCGTCACGTCCTGTCGGAAATTCTCGCACGCGGCGACGTGCACGACGCGACGCTGGAAAAGCACATGGTCTCGGTCACCGAAGTCCGCATGTCCCCCGACCTGCGCCACGCGACGGTGTTCGTGAAGCCGCTGCTCGGCAAGGACGAGGAAGCGGTGCTGAAGGCGCTGCGTACCAACACCGCCTACCTCCAGCGCGAGGTCGCGCATCGCATCCAGAACAAATATGCGGCCAAACTCAAGTTTCTGGCCGACGAGAGCTTCGACGAAGGCAGCCACATCGACGCCCTCCTCCGCAAGCCCGAAGTGGCACGAGATTTGGGCGAGAATTGA
- a CDS encoding thymidine kinase yields MAKLYFYYASMNAGKSTTLLQADFNYRERGMNTMLFTAAVDDRFAAGTITSRIGLEAPATPFDATTDLAACVGDRQASEPLACVLVDEAQFLTAGQVAQLARICDVLNVPVLAYGLRTDFQGRLFEGSARLLATADALIEIKSVCVCGRKAIMNLRVDAEGRAIAEGAQTEIGGNDRYIALCRRHFSEALADPPKL; encoded by the coding sequence ATGGCCAAGCTCTATTTCTACTACGCCTCGATGAATGCGGGGAAGTCGACGACGCTGCTGCAGGCGGACTTCAACTATCGCGAGCGAGGCATGAACACGATGCTGTTCACCGCGGCGGTCGACGACCGCTTCGCCGCGGGGACGATCACCAGCCGGATCGGGCTGGAGGCGCCAGCGACGCCGTTCGACGCGACCACCGATCTCGCCGCCTGCGTGGGGGACCGACAGGCGTCGGAGCCGCTCGCCTGCGTATTGGTCGACGAGGCGCAATTCCTGACCGCCGGGCAGGTCGCGCAGCTCGCCCGCATTTGCGACGTGTTGAACGTGCCGGTCCTCGCCTACGGCCTGCGCACCGACTTCCAGGGGCGGCTGTTCGAAGGATCGGCGCGTCTGCTCGCGACCGCCGACGCGCTTATCGAGATCAAGTCGGTGTGCGTCTGCGGCCGCAAGGCGATCATGAACCTGCGCGTCGATGCGGAGGGGCGTGCCATCGCCGAGGGTGCCCAGACCGAGATCGGCGGCAACGACCGCTACATAGCGCTGTGCCGCCGCCACTTCAGCGAGGCATTGGCCGACCCGCCGAAGCTCTAG
- the infB gene encoding translation initiation factor IF-2, translating to MSDTDNEKPKLGMRTPLGVKRTVETGQVKQSFSHGRSNTVIVETKKRRVLGRPGEAPAATESQVQAPVAAPAPVAAPAPAPRPAPSNETAQERQARMLREAEDQRMHALEDARRREEAARVQAAEDARIRAAEKAAAAAAPAPAPESAPEPTPAPVAAAPAAPQPAPVVVPTPAGRGFRPVERPVPPPAPVEAPAPESVAAPVPAPVEAAVPAPAPTPAPAPRAVVPAPAPAPTLQLGRDPSMPAPRRFSPVARPEIPKPQPKPEPAPAPAAAPTTAAASSAGGAASRNLPSGQATPRNAPPSRPTQRDRKGDERRGGKLTVNRALGDDGARSRSLAALKRAREKEKRHFGGPREQQAKQVRDVQVPEAITVQELANRMAEKGADLVKTLFKMGMPVTMTQTIDQDTAELLVTEFGHNIVRVSDSDIDLALDTTEDTEGELKPRPPVVTIMGHVDHGKTSLLDALRGTDVVRGEAGGITQHIGAYQVTLKDKSKVTFLDTPGHEAFTQMRARGADVTDIVVLVVAADDGLMPQTIEAINHTKAAGVPMIVAINKIDKYEANAQRVRERLLSEEVVVEEMGGDVQDVEVSALNKTGLDTLIEKIQLQAELLELRANPDRAAEATVIEAKLDKGRGPVATVLVNRGTLKVGDIFVIGAESGKVRALIDDKGRQVKEAGPAMPVEVLGMTGVPSAGDPLQVVESEARAREVAEYRQGVLTQKRTTTAPASLESMFSALKANAAIEYPLVVKADTQGTVEAIVASINKISTDLIKARVLHAGVGGITESDVTLAGASGAPIIGFNVRANSKAREIADRQKVALKYYDVIYDLTDEIRAGMAGQLGPEAFETVVGRAEIRDVFSAGKHGKAAGLLVVEGNIRKALKARITRNDVIIYQGEIASLRRFKDDVPEVRAGLECGVTFTSNFVDIKAGDFLETFEVEMRERTL from the coding sequence GTGAGCGACACCGACAACGAGAAGCCGAAACTTGGCATGCGCACGCCCCTGGGCGTCAAGCGCACGGTCGAGACCGGCCAGGTGAAGCAGAGCTTCAGCCATGGCCGGTCCAACACGGTGATCGTCGAAACGAAGAAGCGCCGCGTGCTCGGCCGTCCGGGCGAGGCACCGGCCGCGACCGAATCGCAGGTGCAGGCACCCGTCGCCGCACCGGCTCCGGTCGCCGCCCCCGCGCCTGCCCCGCGTCCAGCCCCGTCGAACGAGACGGCGCAGGAGCGGCAGGCCCGCATGCTGCGCGAGGCCGAGGACCAGCGCATGCACGCGCTGGAGGACGCCCGCCGACGTGAGGAGGCCGCGCGTGTGCAGGCCGCCGAGGACGCACGCATCCGTGCCGCCGAGAAGGCGGCTGCCGCGGCAGCGCCTGCTCCGGCACCCGAGTCCGCTCCGGAACCGACACCTGCGCCTGTGGCAGCAGCGCCTGCCGCTCCGCAGCCGGCCCCGGTCGTCGTACCGACGCCAGCCGGTCGTGGTTTCCGTCCGGTCGAGCGGCCCGTGCCGCCACCCGCGCCGGTCGAAGCGCCTGCTCCCGAGTCCGTCGCAGCACCCGTGCCGGCGCCGGTCGAGGCTGCTGTGCCCGCACCGGCCCCAACGCCCGCTCCTGCTCCGCGTGCCGTTGTACCCGCTCCCGCCCCTGCGCCGACGCTGCAACTCGGCCGCGATCCGTCGATGCCGGCACCGCGTCGCTTCTCGCCGGTCGCCCGACCCGAGATCCCGAAGCCGCAGCCCAAGCCGGAGCCGGCCCCCGCGCCTGCGGCGGCACCGACCACGGCAGCCGCATCTTCGGCTGGTGGCGCAGCGTCGCGCAACCTGCCCTCGGGTCAGGCGACGCCGCGCAACGCGCCGCCCAGCCGGCCGACGCAGCGCGACCGCAAGGGCGACGAACGCCGCGGCGGCAAGCTGACCGTCAACCGCGCGCTCGGCGACGATGGTGCGCGCTCGCGCAGCCTCGCCGCGCTCAAGCGCGCGCGTGAGAAGGAAAAGCGTCACTTCGGCGGCCCGCGCGAACAGCAGGCCAAGCAGGTCCGCGACGTCCAGGTGCCGGAGGCGATCACCGTCCAGGAACTCGCCAACCGCATGGCGGAAAAGGGCGCGGACCTCGTGAAGACGCTGTTCAAGATGGGCATGCCCGTCACGATGACGCAGACGATCGATCAGGACACCGCAGAATTGCTGGTGACCGAATTCGGCCACAACATCGTCCGCGTCAGCGACAGCGATATCGATCTCGCGCTCGACACGACCGAGGACACCGAGGGCGAACTGAAGCCGCGTCCGCCGGTCGTCACGATCATGGGCCACGTCGATCACGGCAAGACGTCGCTGCTCGACGCGCTGCGCGGCACCGACGTGGTGCGCGGCGAAGCAGGTGGCATCACGCAGCATATCGGTGCCTATCAGGTCACGCTGAAGGACAAGTCGAAGGTCACGTTCCTCGACACGCCGGGCCACGAGGCGTTCACGCAGATGCGCGCGCGCGGTGCCGACGTCACCGACATCGTGGTGCTGGTGGTCGCGGCCGACGACGGGCTGATGCCGCAGACGATCGAGGCGATCAACCACACCAAGGCGGCCGGCGTGCCGATGATCGTGGCGATCAACAAGATCGACAAGTACGAGGCCAATGCCCAGCGCGTGCGCGAGCGCCTGCTGAGCGAAGAAGTGGTGGTCGAGGAAATGGGCGGCGACGTCCAGGACGTCGAAGTCTCCGCGCTGAACAAGACCGGGCTCGATACGCTGATCGAGAAGATCCAGCTTCAGGCGGAACTGCTCGAACTGCGCGCCAACCCCGATCGCGCCGCCGAGGCGACGGTGATCGAGGCTAAGCTCGACAAGGGTCGCGGCCCGGTCGCGACGGTGCTCGTCAACCGCGGCACGCTAAAGGTCGGCGACATCTTCGTCATCGGCGCAGAAAGCGGCAAGGTCCGTGCGCTGATCGACGACAAGGGCCGTCAGGTGAAGGAAGCCGGCCCGGCGATGCCTGTGGAAGTGCTCGGCATGACCGGCGTTCCCTCGGCAGGCGATCCGTTGCAGGTGGTCGAGAGCGAGGCCCGCGCCCGTGAGGTCGCGGAATATCGCCAGGGCGTGCTGACGCAGAAGCGCACCACGACCGCGCCGGCGAGCCTCGAGAGCATGTTCTCGGCGTTGAAGGCCAATGCCGCGATCGAATATCCGCTCGTCGTGAAGGCCGATACGCAAGGGACTGTCGAGGCAATCGTCGCGTCGATCAACAAGATCTCGACCGATCTCATCAAGGCACGCGTGCTGCACGCGGGCGTCGGTGGCATCACCGAGAGCGACGTGACGCTGGCCGGAGCCTCGGGCGCGCCGATCATCGGCTTCAACGTCCGCGCCAATTCGAAGGCACGCGAGATCGCCGATCGGCAGAAGGTGGCGTTGAAATATTACGACGTCATCTACGACCTGACGGACGAGATCCGCGCCGGCATGGCCGGACAGCTCGGGCCGGAAGCGTTCGAAACCGTGGTCGGCCGTGCGGAAATCCGCGACGTCTTCTCGGCAGGCAAGCACGGCAAGGCCGCCGGTCTGCTGGTGGTCGAGGGCAACATCCGCAAGGCGCTCAAGGCCCGCATCACGCGCAACGACGTCATCATCTACCAGGGTGAAATCGCATCGCTGCGCCGCTTCAAGGACGATGTCCCCGAAGTGCGCGCCGGTCTGGAGTGCGGCGTGACCTTCACGTCGAACTTCGTCGACATCAAGGCGGGCGACTTCCTGGAAACGTTCGAAGTCGAGATGCGCGAACGGACGCTGTAA
- a CDS encoding DUF448 domain-containing protein codes for MTDPIRKCILTQDRDQRDNLIRLALSPDGTILPDVRAKAPGRGAWIGVTRFALEEAIAKKRLRGAFARAFKGEPLTIPDDLPQRIEDALQRNALDRLGLESRSGGLFTGSEKIETAARSGQLQALYHAADAGTDGNRKLDQAWRIGSDREGSPLRGLVLPVPRTILSLALGRENVVHIGLTDRAAAARVSDALDRWLHFIGPEPTPVPCETASQGASAPGHSPDTFGAESDGHRPAVDVNEEFE; via the coding sequence ATGACCGACCCGATCCGCAAGTGCATCCTTACGCAAGACCGTGACCAGCGCGACAACCTCATCCGGCTCGCGCTGTCACCCGACGGCACGATCCTGCCCGATGTCCGCGCCAAGGCGCCCGGCCGCGGCGCGTGGATCGGCGTCACCCGTTTCGCGCTCGAAGAGGCGATCGCCAAGAAGCGCCTGCGCGGTGCGTTTGCCCGCGCGTTCAAAGGCGAACCGCTCACGATTCCCGACGATCTGCCCCAGCGTATTGAAGACGCCCTGCAACGCAACGCGCTCGACCGCCTCGGTCTTGAATCACGCTCGGGCGGCCTGTTCACCGGATCGGAAAAGATCGAGACCGCCGCCCGTTCCGGCCAGCTTCAAGCGCTCTACCACGCCGCCGACGCCGGCACCGACGGCAACCGCAAGCTCGACCAGGCATGGCGGATCGGATCGGATCGCGAAGGTTCGCCGCTCAGGGGCTTGGTATTACCGGTGCCGCGCACCATATTGTCGTTGGCGCTGGGCCGCGAGAATGTGGTACATATAGGCCTGACCGACCGCGCTGCCGCCGCGCGGGTGAGCGATGCGCTCGACCGCTGGCTGCATTTTATCGGACCTGAACCCACTCCCGTGCCTTGCGAAACGGCCTCGCAGGGCGCATCGGCGCCCGGACATTCCCCCGATACTTTCGGGGCCGAATCCGACGGGCATCGACCGGCCGTAGACGTAAACGAGGAATTTGAGTGA
- the rpsO gene encoding 30S ribosomal protein S15, translating into MTITAERKAEVVKEHARQEGDTGSSEVQVAILTERIRNLTEHFKGHKKDNHSRRGLLMMVNKRRSLLDYLRKTDGQRYLDLIAKLGLRK; encoded by the coding sequence ATGACCATTACCGCAGAGCGCAAGGCAGAAGTCGTCAAGGAACACGCCCGCCAGGAAGGCGACACGGGTTCCTCCGAAGTCCAGGTCGCGATTCTGACCGAGCGCATCCGCAACCTGACCGAGCATTTCAAGGGTCACAAGAAGGACAACCATTCGCGCCGCGGGCTACTGATGATGGTCAACAAGCGGCGCTCGCTGCTCGACTATCTCCGCAAGACCGATGGCCAGCGGTATCTGGACCTGATCGCGAAGCTCGGCCTTCGCAAGTAA
- a CDS encoding site-2 protease family protein — MNPDNIVYRTAIWIIPLVIAIVFHEVAHGWMAKWLGDPTAQEQRRLSFNPIRHVDPIGTVILPLGLAIAGAPVFGWAKPVPVLAHRLRNPRWGMVAVALAGPGMNMVLATFAAIAIGVTAAASGGTQPVGVGAFLLANLFNFLLVNVFLALFNLLPMPPFDGGHVVEGLLPRPLAAQWAKIGQFGFLLLILVLVVLPMIVPSANVVGRIVGPPAEAVVRMFMNLAAAIA, encoded by the coding sequence ATGAACCCCGACAACATCGTCTACCGCACGGCCATCTGGATCATCCCGCTGGTCATAGCGATCGTCTTTCACGAAGTCGCGCACGGCTGGATGGCGAAATGGCTCGGTGACCCGACGGCGCAGGAGCAGCGGCGATTGAGCTTCAACCCGATCCGCCACGTCGATCCGATCGGCACGGTGATCCTGCCGCTCGGCCTCGCCATCGCGGGCGCGCCGGTGTTCGGCTGGGCGAAGCCGGTGCCCGTGCTCGCGCATCGGTTGCGCAATCCTCGCTGGGGCATGGTCGCGGTGGCGCTTGCGGGGCCGGGCATGAATATGGTGTTGGCGACGTTCGCCGCGATCGCGATCGGTGTGACCGCGGCGGCGTCTGGCGGCACCCAACCGGTCGGTGTGGGGGCATTCCTGCTGGCGAACCTGTTCAACTTCCTGCTGGTCAACGTCTTTCTCGCATTGTTCAACCTGCTGCCGATGCCGCCATTCGACGGTGGCCATGTCGTCGAGGGGCTACTGCCGCGCCCGCTCGCGGCCCAATGGGCCAAGATCGGGCAATTCGGTTTCCTGTTGCTCATCCTGGTTCTGGTCGTGCTGCCGATGATCGTCCCGAGCGCCAATGTCGTCGGCCGGATCGTCGGCCCACCGGCTGAAGCCGTCGTGCGAATGTTTATGAATTTGGCTGCTGCTATCGCCTAA
- the rimP gene encoding ribosome maturation protein RimP encodes MADVAHLTQLIEPEARALGFDLVRVKMIGGKSDPTLQIMAERPETGQLTIDDCADLSRRVSDAFDVLEAEGRDPIEDAYRLEVSSPGIDRPLTRPKDYATWAGHEARITLVEKIDNRKILTGDLVGIEGDQVTIDVRGHTRMTVGLDAIHDAKLTITDRLLAATAPLSSEGADEFEEVSEDADTNDNDSLNEGQK; translated from the coding sequence ATGGCGGACGTCGCCCACCTCACGCAATTGATCGAACCCGAGGCCCGCGCGCTGGGCTTCGACCTCGTGCGCGTGAAGATGATCGGCGGCAAGTCCGACCCCACGTTGCAGATCATGGCGGAACGCCCCGAGACCGGGCAGCTGACGATCGACGATTGCGCCGATCTGTCGCGCCGCGTCTCCGATGCGTTCGACGTGCTGGAAGCCGAGGGTCGCGACCCGATCGAGGATGCATACCGACTCGAAGTATCGTCGCCCGGTATCGACCGCCCGCTCACCCGGCCGAAGGATTACGCGACCTGGGCGGGCCATGAGGCGCGGATCACGCTGGTCGAGAAGATCGACAACCGCAAGATCCTGACCGGCGATCTCGTCGGCATCGAGGGCGATCAGGTCACGATCGACGTGCGCGGCCACACCCGCATGACCGTCGGCCTCGATGCGATCCACGATGCCAAGCTGACGATCACCGACCGGCTGCTCGCCGCCACCGCACCCCTCTCCAGCGAAGGCGCGGACGAATTCGAAGAGGTATCCGAGGATGCCGACACCAACGACAACGACTCCTTGAACGAAGGACAGAAGTAA
- a CDS encoding PQQ-dependent sugar dehydrogenase has product MRLSLLAILPIALIACSGNAPVEGQAGETPPSTKPFRETVVADFVSPWALAFLPDDRIVVTEKAGQMILLSADGKRRQTIATITVDTAGQGGLMDVVPAPDFASSKRIYFSYSTAGAGGKGVVLARGRLRSDGNGGERLGEIEALFQARPFVEGGGHYSGRIAFSPDGQSLFFTNGERQKFTPAQDPQATLGKVLRLTLDGKPAPGNPLVAKGFAPEVWSYGHRNLLGIAFDAQGRLWEQEMGPKGGDELNLVMPGRNYGYPNVSNGSHYDGRDIPDHAPGDGYEPPKVWWNPVISPGGLMIYSGSMFPAWKGDAFIGGLSSQALIRVDLDGQNAKKGDQWPMGARIRDVEQGPDGAIWVIEDGGKSQGRLIRLTAK; this is encoded by the coding sequence ATGCGCCTAAGCCTGCTCGCCATCCTGCCAATCGCCCTCATCGCCTGTTCGGGCAACGCCCCCGTGGAGGGGCAGGCCGGCGAGACGCCGCCGTCGACCAAGCCGTTCCGCGAGACGGTGGTGGCGGATTTCGTCTCTCCGTGGGCTCTGGCGTTCCTGCCTGACGACCGGATCGTCGTCACCGAGAAAGCAGGGCAGATGATCCTGCTGTCCGCCGACGGCAAGCGCCGCCAGACGATCGCGACGATCACCGTCGATACGGCGGGGCAGGGCGGATTGATGGACGTGGTGCCCGCACCCGATTTCGCGAGCAGCAAGCGGATATACTTCAGCTATTCGACTGCGGGTGCGGGTGGCAAGGGCGTGGTGCTGGCGCGCGGTCGTCTGCGCTCCGACGGCAACGGTGGCGAGCGGCTGGGCGAGATCGAGGCGCTGTTCCAGGCGCGGCCCTTCGTCGAGGGCGGCGGGCATTACTCCGGGCGGATCGCGTTTTCCCCGGATGGCCAGTCGCTGTTCTTCACCAATGGCGAACGGCAGAAGTTCACGCCGGCGCAGGACCCGCAGGCGACGCTGGGCAAGGTGTTGCGTCTGACGCTCGACGGCAAGCCGGCGCCGGGCAACCCGCTGGTGGCGAAGGGCTTCGCACCGGAGGTGTGGAGCTATGGCCACCGCAACCTGCTGGGTATCGCGTTCGATGCGCAGGGGCGGTTGTGGGAACAGGAGATGGGGCCGAAGGGCGGCGACGAGCTCAATCTCGTGATGCCGGGGCGCAATTACGGCTATCCCAACGTGTCGAACGGCAGCCATTACGATGGCCGCGACATTCCCGATCATGCGCCCGGCGACGGCTACGAGCCGCCCAAGGTGTGGTGGAATCCGGTGATTTCGCCGGGCGGGCTGATGATCTATTCGGGGTCGATGTTCCCGGCGTGGAAGGGTGATGCCTTCATCGGCGGGCTGTCTTCGCAGGCGCTGATCCGCGTCGATCTGGATGGCCAGAATGCGAAGAAAGGCGACCAATGGCCGATGGGCGCGCGCATTCGTGATGTCGAACAGGGGCCGGACGGCGCGATCTGGGTGATCGAGGATGGTGGCAAGTCGCAGGGCCGGTTGATCCGGCTAACGGCGAAGTGA
- the nusA gene encoding transcription termination factor NusA, with protein sequence MATVATANRAELIAIANSVASEKMIDKSIVIEALEEAIQRAAKTRYGIENDIRAKLDPTTGDLRLWRVVEVVEAVDDYFKQVDVTQAQKLQPGAVVGDYIVDPLPPIEFGRIQAQASKQIIFQKVRDAERERQYEEFKDRQGEIITGVVKRVEFGHVVVDLGRAEGVIRRDAQIPREVVRVNDRIRSLILNVRRENRGPQIFLSRAHPDFMKKLFAQEVPEIYDGIITIQAAARDPGSRAKIGVISRDSSIDPVGACVGMKGSRVQAVVQEMQGEKIDIIPWSPDIATFVVNALQPASVSRVVIDEEEERIEVVVPDDQLSLAIGRRGQNVRLASQLTGKAIDILTEQDASEKRQKEFTERTEMFQTELDVDETLAQLLVAEGFGALEEVAYVELDEIAGIEGFDEDLGQELQSRAQEALDRREAANREERRALGVEDALVDMPYLTEAMLVTLGKAGIKTLDDLADLATDELVEKKRVEPRRRNEDTPKRPEPKGGILSEYGLSDEQGNEIIMAARQHWFADDEAPAAEVPAAAASDETAEGEEA encoded by the coding sequence ATGGCCACCGTTGCCACCGCCAACCGTGCGGAACTGATCGCGATCGCCAATTCGGTCGCATCGGAAAAGATGATCGACAAGAGCATCGTCATCGAAGCTCTGGAAGAAGCGATCCAGCGCGCCGCCAAGACGCGCTACGGCATCGAAAACGACATCCGCGCGAAGCTCGATCCGACCACAGGCGACCTGCGCCTGTGGCGCGTCGTCGAGGTGGTCGAGGCGGTCGACGATTACTTCAAGCAGGTCGACGTCACGCAGGCGCAGAAGTTGCAGCCGGGCGCGGTCGTCGGCGATTACATCGTCGACCCCCTCCCCCCGATCGAATTCGGCCGCATTCAGGCGCAGGCCTCGAAGCAGATCATCTTCCAGAAGGTCCGCGATGCCGAGCGCGAGCGCCAGTATGAAGAGTTCAAGGATCGGCAGGGCGAGATCATCACCGGCGTCGTCAAGCGCGTCGAGTTCGGCCATGTCGTCGTCGATCTGGGCCGCGCCGAGGGGGTTATCCGCCGCGACGCGCAGATCCCGCGCGAAGTCGTCCGCGTCAACGACCGCATCCGCAGCCTGATCCTCAACGTCCGCCGCGAGAACCGCGGGCCTCAGATCTTCCTTAGCCGCGCGCACCCCGACTTCATGAAGAAGCTGTTCGCGCAGGAAGTGCCGGAAATCTACGACGGCATCATCACCATTCAGGCCGCCGCCCGCGATCCCGGTTCGCGCGCCAAGATCGGCGTCATCAGCCGCGATTCGAGCATCGACCCGGTTGGCGCCTGCGTCGGCATGAAGGGCAGCCGCGTGCAGGCCGTCGTGCAGGAAATGCAGGGCGAGAAGATCGACATCATCCCCTGGTCGCCCGACATCGCCACCTTCGTCGTCAACGCGTTGCAGCCGGCCTCGGTCAGCCGCGTCGTGATCGACGAAGAGGAAGAGCGGATCGAGGTCGTTGTGCCCGACGATCAGCTCAGCCTCGCCATCGGTCGCCGCGGCCAGAACGTCCGCCTCGCCAGCCAGCTGACCGGCAAGGCGATCGACATCCTGACCGAGCAGGACGCGAGCGAGAAGCGCCAGAAGGAATTCACCGAGCGCACCGAGATGTTCCAGACCGAGCTGGACGTCGACGAGACGCTGGCGCAGCTGCTGGTCGCCGAAGGCTTCGGTGCGCTGGAAGAGGTCGCCTATGTCGAGCTCGACGAGATCGCCGGGATCGAGGGCTTCGACGAAGACCTCGGGCAGGAACTCCAGAGCCGCGCACAGGAAGCGCTCGATCGCCGCGAAGCCGCGAATCGCGAGGAACGTCGTGCACTTGGCGTCGAGGACGCGCTGGTCGACATGCCGTATCTGACCGAAGCGATGCTGGTCACGCTCGGCAAGGCCGGCATCAAGACGCTCGACGATCTCGCCGATCTCGCCACCGACGAACTGGTCGAGAAGAAGCGCGTCGAACCGCGCCGCCGCAACGAGGACACTCCCAAGCGTCCCGAGCCGAAGGGCGGTATTTTGTCCGAATACGGCCTGTCCGACGAACAGGGTAACGAGATCATCATGGCCGCGCGCCAGCATTGGTTCGCCGATGACGAAGCTCCTGCTGCCGAAGTGCCTGCCGCTGCTGCTTCGGACGAAACGGCCGAGGGCGAGGAAGCCTGA
- the truB gene encoding tRNA pseudouridine(55) synthase TruB, with amino-acid sequence MHGWIIIDKPLGLGSTQVVSAVKRSLRQGGYGKFKVGHGGTLDPLATGVLPVAVGEATKLAGRMLDSDKVYAFTIRFGEQTDTLDAEGPVIATSDVRPTLADVEAVLPRFTGPIAQVPPAYSALKVDGERAYDLARAGEEVVLASRNVTIHSLTHSSSARGRWHGKAVTEGEASGELGKSGNVPSITPAERSPSPAEAREDLAEVTLTAHVSKGTYIRSLARDIAIALGTVGHVTMLRRLKAGPFDLAPAISLDKLAEAGTARTLEHLLLPLRAGLDDIPALPLSPDQAGALRQGRVLTGIAKDDGQYFACEGDTPVALVEVEAEEARVVRGFNL; translated from the coding sequence ATGCACGGCTGGATCATCATCGACAAGCCGCTGGGGCTCGGCAGCACGCAGGTCGTCTCCGCGGTCAAGCGGAGCTTGCGGCAAGGCGGCTACGGCAAGTTCAAGGTCGGCCACGGCGGCACGCTCGATCCGCTCGCGACGGGGGTCCTTCCGGTCGCCGTCGGCGAAGCGACCAAGCTTGCAGGGCGGATGCTCGACAGCGACAAGGTCTATGCCTTCACGATCCGCTTCGGCGAACAGACCGATACGCTGGATGCAGAGGGACCGGTGATCGCCACCTCCGACGTCCGGCCGACGCTGGCGGACGTGGAGGCGGTATTGCCACGCTTCACCGGCCCGATCGCCCAGGTCCCACCGGCGTATTCGGCGCTGAAGGTCGACGGCGAACGCGCCTACGACCTCGCGCGCGCCGGTGAAGAGGTAGTTCTCGCCAGTCGCAACGTGACGATCCACTCGCTCACTCATTCCTCCTCCGCAAGGGGGAGGTGGCACGGCAAAGCCGTGACGGAGGGGGAGGCAAGCGGCGAACTCGGTAAAAGCGGAAACGTCCCCTCAATCACGCCTGCGGAACGATCCCCCTCCCCCGCTGAAGCGAGAGAGGACTTGGCCGAAGTCACCCTCACCGCCCATGTCTCCAAGGGCACCTACATCCGCTCCCTCGCCCGCGACATCGCCATCGCACTCGGCACCGTCGGTCACGTCACCATGCTGCGCCGCCTCAAGGCCGGTCCCTTCGACCTCGCCCCCGCGATATCGCTGGACAAATTGGCTGAGGCCGGTACAGCGCGCACCCTTGAACACTTACTCCTGCCGTTGAGGGCGGGGCTGGACGACATCCCGGCTCTACCCCTCTCCCCGGATCAGGCAGGGGCGCTCCGTCAGGGGCGCGTGCTGACCGGGATCGCCAAAGACGATGGCCAATATTTCGCGTGTGAGGGGGACACCCCGGTCGCGCTGGTAGAGGTCGAGGCCGAAGAGGCCCGTGTCGTCCGCGGTTTCAACCTGTGA
- a CDS encoding 4-oxalocrotonate tautomerase family protein has protein sequence MPFVSIRISGSATRDQKAGIVADVTSSLVSRLGKNPAAVQIVIEEVSTENYGAGGQLLADRDAPKPREDAHAVPSQ, from the coding sequence ATGCCGTTCGTCTCGATCCGCATCTCCGGCAGCGCCACGCGCGACCAGAAGGCGGGGATCGTCGCCGACGTGACGTCCTCGCTGGTGTCGCGCCTCGGCAAGAACCCCGCCGCGGTGCAGATCGTGATCGAGGAAGTGTCGACGGAGAATTACGGCGCCGGCGGGCAATTGCTCGCCGATCGCGACGCCCCCAAACCGAGGGAGGACGCGCATGCGGTTCCCTCACAATGA